A section of the Enterococcus montenegrensis genome encodes:
- a CDS encoding site-specific integrase, with protein sequence MSVSFKQYTKYNKKLWKFQCYLGKAEFGEEVRTTRSGFQTKKDAQQVYRQLQLDFDRNLIKMNGNITFKELYEEFIEQYRLKVKPSTIMITRRAIEDHALEYFGDKKINDISVRFCTQVNRRWIRDGYKQAYYFRRAVAQIFQYGIQQELITENPMRKTEPIKRQEIDEHLVATETMTVYTPKELALFLDSCKKHGNKKIETYFRVLSYTGARKSEILALEWNDINFETNKLIISKTLAEVESDPTTKITKVASQSAKTNAGKRTISIDSETMTMLQEWKTRQQLELTILGFKSTSKHQLVFPNRENMFCRPGQANDWYDVIATKYNLKRITLHEFRKTHVSLCAMADMNLEDIMYRVGHKDSKMTRQVYNYFYPEREERSADQFAKFIEKEKYLF encoded by the coding sequence ATGTCTGTTTCTTTTAAGCAATACACAAAATACAATAAAAAACTCTGGAAATTCCAATGCTATCTTGGAAAGGCTGAGTTTGGTGAAGAAGTCCGCACTACAAGAAGTGGCTTTCAAACAAAAAAAGATGCCCAACAAGTCTACAGACAACTACAATTAGATTTTGACAGAAATCTAATTAAAATGAATGGCAATATCACTTTTAAAGAGTTGTATGAAGAATTCATCGAGCAATATCGATTGAAAGTAAAGCCGTCTACTATCATGATCACTAGAAGAGCAATTGAAGATCATGCACTTGAATATTTTGGAGACAAAAAAATAAATGATATTTCTGTTCGATTTTGTACTCAAGTTAATCGTCGCTGGATAAGAGATGGATATAAACAGGCTTACTATTTTCGGAGAGCGGTTGCTCAAATTTTTCAATATGGTATCCAACAAGAACTCATTACTGAAAATCCTATGCGGAAAACTGAGCCAATTAAACGTCAAGAAATTGATGAACATTTAGTCGCTACTGAAACAATGACAGTTTATACACCAAAAGAATTAGCGCTTTTTCTAGATTCATGCAAAAAACATGGAAATAAGAAAATCGAAACCTATTTTCGTGTCCTGTCCTATACAGGCGCTAGAAAATCAGAAATACTTGCTCTTGAATGGAATGATATTAATTTTGAAACGAATAAATTAATCATCAGTAAAACACTAGCTGAAGTCGAAAGTGATCCTACTACTAAAATAACTAAAGTAGCTAGCCAAAGTGCTAAAACAAATGCTGGAAAAAGAACCATTTCAATTGATTCAGAAACTATGACTATGTTACAGGAATGGAAAACTAGACAGCAGTTAGAGTTAACTATTTTAGGATTTAAATCTACAAGTAAGCACCAGCTTGTGTTTCCAAATAGAGAAAATATGTTTTGTCGTCCTGGTCAAGCAAACGATTGGTATGATGTCATTGCAACCAAGTACAACCTAAAACGGATTACTCTTCATGAATTCAGGAAGACGCACGTTTCTCTTTGTGCAATGGCAGATATGAATCTAGAGGATATTATGTATCGAGTTGGCCATAAAGATTCTAAGATGACTCGTCAGGTTTATAACTACTTCTATCCTGAACGCGAGGAACGCAGTGCGGATCAATTTGCTAAATTTATTGAAAAAGAGAAATATCTCTTTTAA